From the Chryseobacterium viscerum genome, one window contains:
- a CDS encoding sulfite exporter TauE/SafE family protein yields MEIGLIVSAIALGFASGFHCIGMCGPIALSMGLTKKQAANFYLQNLTYQFGRIFTYSLLGALLGIIGQGFEMAGFQKYLTITAGVLLIIMAVFSFGGKDFASKIPFLSKFLYSVKMNLGKLLQKADYRSRFTTGLLNGFLPCGMVYMALTASLAGGGIWQGALYMALFGLGTLPFMFAIVLAGNLMNQAFRVKVLKAVPVIMIILGGLFILRGLELGIPYVSPKAEAMTIIKDPNGAVNCH; encoded by the coding sequence ATGGAAATAGGACTTATTGTATCGGCTATTGCTTTAGGCTTTGCTTCCGGTTTTCACTGTATCGGAATGTGCGGTCCTATTGCCCTGTCGATGGGATTAACCAAAAAGCAGGCAGCTAACTTCTATCTTCAGAACCTTACCTATCAATTCGGAAGAATTTTCACCTACTCCTTATTGGGTGCACTTCTGGGAATTATCGGGCAGGGATTTGAAATGGCAGGTTTTCAGAAATATCTTACCATTACTGCCGGAGTTCTTCTGATCATTATGGCTGTATTTTCATTTGGCGGAAAAGATTTTGCTTCAAAAATTCCTTTTCTCTCTAAATTTCTGTACAGCGTAAAAATGAATCTGGGAAAATTACTTCAGAAAGCGGATTACCGTTCAAGATTTACAACAGGTCTGTTAAATGGCTTTTTACCGTGTGGAATGGTTTATATGGCGCTTACTGCCAGCCTTGCAGGAGGAGGAATATGGCAGGGAGCTTTATATATGGCTTTATTTGGCCTTGGAACCCTTCCGTTTATGTTTGCTATCGTTTTAGCCGGAAATCTCATGAATCAGGCCTTCAGGGTAAAAGTTTTAAAAGCAGTTCCGGTGATCATGATCATTTTGGGAGGATTATTCATTCTAAGAGGTCTTGAGCTGGGAATTCCCTATGTTTCTCCGAAAGCTGAAGCTATGACCATCATTAAAGATCCAAACGGGGCTGTTAACTGCCATTAA
- a CDS encoding cbb3-type cytochrome c oxidase N-terminal domain-containing protein, protein MKQRTPVVVNILIIIGLLIVFYYLFVQSYAFLASPYFWGTVVIAGILAYIHGAIGDLIENNKFKKLSPEEKAAYLAEKKVPFLKRMYLAAFKKQSETEEKDILIDHGFDGIMELDNQLPKWWVGLFYFGTAFCIVYIAAYSFTDFAHPLSEYEKEYKEQLASIEEYQKTQPPVTIETAKYSADNIAEGKELFKTNCASCHKEDGSGGIGPNLTDNYWINQPEKTLFKNVFHMDWNGSPTNPAMRAFGKNGEVSGAEIEKIAAYVYHINQEQPPVTQAQGGAAPQGTEAHWEKE, encoded by the coding sequence ATGAAACAAAGAACACCTGTTGTCGTAAACATCTTAATAATAATCGGGCTTTTAATAGTTTTTTATTATTTATTTGTACAGAGCTACGCGTTCCTAGCTTCGCCTTACTTCTGGGGAACTGTTGTGATCGCTGGTATCCTTGCCTATATCCATGGTGCAATTGGAGATCTGATTGAAAACAACAAATTCAAAAAATTATCTCCGGAGGAAAAAGCAGCTTATTTAGCTGAAAAGAAAGTTCCTTTCTTAAAAAGAATGTATTTGGCTGCATTCAAAAAGCAATCTGAAACTGAAGAAAAAGATATCCTTATCGACCATGGTTTCGATGGAATTATGGAGTTGGATAACCAGTTACCAAAATGGTGGGTAGGTTTATTCTATTTTGGGACCGCATTTTGTATTGTATATATTGCTGCATACTCTTTCACAGACTTCGCTCACCCATTAAGCGAATATGAAAAAGAATATAAAGAACAGTTGGCAAGTATTGAAGAATACCAAAAAACTCAACCTCCTGTAACGATAGAAACAGCAAAATACTCTGCTGATAATATTGCAGAAGGTAAAGAATTATTTAAAACAAACTGTGCATCTTGTCACAAAGAAGACGGTAGTGGTGGTATCGGACCAAACCTTACTGATAACTACTGGATCAACCAGCCTGAGAAAACGTTATTCAAAAATGTATTCCATATGGACTGGAATGGTTCTCCTACTAACCCTGCGATGAGAGCTTTCGGTAAAAACGGAGAAGTTTCAGGTGCAGAGATTGAAAAGATTGCAGCGTATGTATATCACATCAATCAGGAACAACCACCAGTGACTCAGGCTCAAGGAGGAGCAGCTCCTCAAGGAACTGAAGCACATTGGGAAAAAGAATAA
- a CDS encoding FixH family protein, translated as MKNFSWGHGVVIALLAFIVFILSMMFLFPNGQKNSEMVTDNYYEEELKYQDVIDAKKKADELQEKPVYSQDAKGIKITFPKEYNNSNTTVKFVLNRTDDQNLDIKKSVQLDASQSFTIPAQVLKVGNYTLRLSWTKDKADYRMDYDVIWK; from the coding sequence ATGAAGAACTTTAGTTGGGGACACGGTGTTGTAATTGCATTACTTGCATTCATAGTTTTTATATTATCCATGATGTTTCTTTTCCCAAATGGGCAGAAAAACTCTGAAATGGTAACAGATAATTATTACGAAGAGGAGTTGAAGTACCAGGATGTGATTGATGCGAAGAAAAAAGCAGATGAATTACAGGAAAAACCTGTATACAGCCAGGATGCCAAAGGAATTAAAATTACTTTTCCAAAAGAATATAACAACTCAAATACTACGGTAAAATTTGTTTTAAACAGAACCGACGACCAGAATTTAGATATCAAAAAATCTGTACAGCTTGATGCCAGCCAGTCTTTCACAATACCAGCACAGGTATTGAAAGTAGGAAACTACACATTAAGATTAAGTTGGACAAAAGATAAAGCAGACTACCGAATGGATTATGATGTGATATGGAAATAG
- a CDS encoding cbb3-type cytochrome oxidase subunit 3: protein MIPQNFKDILSNTENAGFYQTLALIFFMLFFIALVIYVFSRPKKYYKEEEEAPLGDDEDDDFNLKN from the coding sequence ATGATTCCTCAGAACTTTAAAGATATATTATCCAATACAGAAAACGCTGGTTTCTACCAGACGCTGGCTCTGATTTTCTTTATGCTGTTCTTCATAGCTTTAGTAATCTATGTTTTTAGCAGACCTAAGAAATATTACAAAGAAGAAGAAGAAGCACCACTTGGGGATGATGAGGATGACGATTTTAATTTAAAAAATTAA
- the asnB gene encoding asparagine synthase (glutamine-hydrolyzing), producing MCGISGYYSFHKSISSTNILEMNQAIKHRGPDDEGFWLYNHGQGISFSGNDSTTKIKEQFPVLQERSSEIALGFRRLSIVDLSEKGHQPMLSENEQIIITFNGEIYNFKKIRKELEILGHVFRSNSDTEVILKAYQEWGNSVFVMLDGMFAICIVNLVSQQLILARDRIGMKPLFYHQSEEGLVWASEIKALLKNEFVKPEINWNGVYTNFLFQTTLAPQTCFQDIFSLEPASFMTIDLADHKITKEKFWVLPSSSVKNVSEEEAVRKIDELLSESISEQLYADVPVAVMMSGGIDSTLIASKSKSFNSDINTYTISYPFSEEEVKNASLAARHFGVSHDIKEVSDHEALEQLKENIQHFEEPYSGFEVLINAAKYAHDRDFKVVLSGNGADELFAGYSHTLKLNRWLLMRNFNFVSPFIFTKDKFSQRVKNYFSQDDMFDFFRQSQISMRPLEAKSLIASDIYSKIDSNFSKYHISESKNYSGYFEYDMKYSLSSHHVFRDDLSAMKYSVEFRYPYLSNSLINYVASLPEKIRFNGTQNKPLLRKTAEKYLPESVLNMPKKGFSFPVHYFIKNEKRVRDFIVENLESLKKRNFFNSVVIDEWWNHQEHEYDWVKIWQLVTFELWYQKYFEK from the coding sequence GCGGAATCAGTGGTTATTATTCATTTCATAAAAGTATTTCCTCAACAAATATTCTGGAAATGAATCAGGCGATCAAACATCGCGGACCGGATGATGAAGGATTCTGGCTGTATAATCATGGTCAGGGGATTTCTTTTTCAGGAAATGATTCTACCACAAAAATTAAAGAACAGTTTCCGGTTTTACAGGAAAGGAGTTCTGAGATTGCCCTGGGCTTCCGCAGATTATCTATTGTTGACCTGTCTGAAAAAGGCCATCAGCCCATGCTCTCAGAGAATGAGCAGATTATTATCACTTTTAACGGAGAGATTTATAATTTTAAAAAAATAAGGAAAGAACTTGAGATTTTAGGACATGTTTTCCGAAGTAATTCCGATACTGAAGTTATTCTCAAAGCTTATCAGGAATGGGGAAATTCAGTTTTTGTAATGCTGGATGGGATGTTTGCGATCTGTATTGTTAATCTTGTCAGCCAACAGCTTATACTGGCAAGAGATAGAATAGGGATGAAACCTCTCTTTTATCATCAAAGTGAAGAAGGATTGGTTTGGGCTTCAGAAATAAAAGCATTGTTGAAAAATGAATTTGTAAAGCCTGAAATCAACTGGAATGGAGTGTATACCAATTTTCTTTTTCAAACAACATTGGCTCCGCAAACTTGTTTTCAGGATATTTTTTCTCTGGAACCTGCTTCTTTTATGACTATTGATTTAGCAGATCATAAAATTACCAAAGAAAAATTCTGGGTACTGCCTTCATCATCTGTGAAAAATGTTTCGGAAGAAGAAGCTGTAAGGAAAATAGATGAACTGCTTTCTGAAAGTATATCAGAGCAATTATATGCAGATGTTCCTGTGGCAGTAATGATGAGCGGAGGGATAGATTCTACCTTAATTGCTTCAAAATCAAAATCTTTTAACTCTGATATCAACACATACACCATTTCTTACCCGTTTTCTGAGGAAGAAGTGAAAAATGCATCTCTGGCTGCCAGGCATTTTGGCGTTTCGCATGATATAAAAGAGGTGAGTGATCATGAAGCGTTGGAGCAGCTTAAGGAAAATATTCAGCATTTTGAAGAACCTTACAGCGGCTTTGAAGTTTTGATCAATGCCGCAAAATATGCACATGACAGAGATTTTAAAGTAGTATTAAGCGGAAATGGTGCCGATGAACTTTTTGCCGGCTATTCCCATACGCTGAAACTGAATAGATGGCTGTTGATGCGGAATTTCAATTTTGTAAGCCCTTTTATTTTTACAAAAGATAAATTTTCTCAGCGGGTAAAAAATTATTTCTCTCAGGATGATATGTTTGATTTTTTCAGACAGAGCCAGATCAGTATGAGACCTTTGGAAGCTAAAAGTCTTATAGCGTCAGATATTTACAGTAAGATTGATTCAAATTTTTCAAAGTACCATATTTCGGAATCAAAAAACTATTCCGGGTATTTTGAATATGATATGAAATATTCGCTGTCTTCCCATCATGTATTCCGGGATGATCTGAGTGCAATGAAATACAGTGTGGAATTTCGTTATCCTTACCTGAGCAACAGCCTGATTAATTATGTGGCTTCATTACCTGAAAAGATTAGATTTAATGGAACTCAGAATAAACCATTACTTCGTAAAACAGCTGAAAAATATCTCCCTGAATCTGTTTTGAATATGCCTAAAAAAGGGTTTTCTTTTCCGGTTCATTATTTCATTAAAAACGAAAAGCGAGTAAGGGATTTTATTGTTGAAAACCTTGAAAGTTTAAAAAAGAGAAACTTCTTCAATAGTGTAGTGATTGACGAGTGGTGGAATCATCAGGAACATGAATACGACTGGGTGAAAATATGGCAGCTGGTTACTTTTGAACTGTGGTATCAGAAATATTTTGAAAAATAA
- the ccoG gene encoding cytochrome c oxidase accessory protein CcoG, producing MSDIEEIEVRGGQGQVLDPETYRDSIGTMEQSGKRRWVFPRKPKGKYTNYRNIVSYLLLIIYFTLPFIKINGNPLLLFNVIDREFFIFGQPFYPQDFFILTLGAIASLIFIIVFTIAFGRIFCGWICPQTIFMESIFRKIEYLIEGDRNKQMKLDRQEWNSEKIWKRSLKWSVYIIISLIITHFMFMYIVGYEEVFKIIGEGPFAHPTNFIVMILLTAAFYFVFAWFREQVCTLVCPYGRLQGVLIDKDTINVFYDFKRGENRSKWRKGEDRQAAGKGDCIDCHQCVVVCPTGIDIRDGQQLECINCTACIDACDEVMEKVGLPKGLIRYASENEIEKQTQFKFTGRMKGFTVFLFLLVGFLGYLLYSRGEMEAKFIKPAGSTFFVRDGKITNTYNYTFLNKTNDKKIVTIKVIDPAHGEITYSASSKIQVDRDKISKGTINISFPEDEMKLSKQNITIGVYDMKGKLIDSYQTYFEGPFKLQF from the coding sequence ATGTCAGACATAGAAGAAATAGAAGTACGCGGCGGACAGGGACAGGTTCTGGACCCTGAGACTTACAGAGATTCTATAGGGACAATGGAGCAATCCGGAAAAAGAAGATGGGTATTTCCTAGAAAACCTAAAGGGAAATATACCAACTATAGAAACATTGTAAGCTATTTATTATTAATTATTTATTTTACATTACCGTTTATCAAAATCAATGGTAATCCATTATTGTTGTTCAATGTTATAGACAGAGAGTTTTTCATCTTTGGACAGCCTTTCTATCCACAGGACTTTTTTATCCTCACTTTAGGTGCTATTGCATCTTTAATCTTCATTATTGTTTTTACGATTGCGTTCGGAAGAATTTTCTGCGGGTGGATTTGCCCTCAGACAATTTTTATGGAATCGATCTTCCGTAAAATAGAATATCTGATTGAAGGTGACCGAAATAAGCAGATGAAGCTGGACAGACAGGAGTGGAACAGTGAAAAGATCTGGAAAAGAAGTTTAAAATGGTCTGTTTATATCATTATTTCATTAATCATCACCCACTTTATGTTCATGTACATTGTAGGATATGAAGAGGTATTTAAGATCATTGGTGAAGGACCATTTGCACATCCTACCAATTTTATTGTAATGATTCTTCTCACCGCTGCATTTTATTTTGTATTTGCATGGTTCAGAGAGCAGGTTTGTACATTGGTATGCCCATACGGAAGACTTCAGGGGGTATTGATTGATAAAGACACCATCAATGTTTTCTATGATTTCAAAAGAGGGGAAAACAGATCAAAATGGAGAAAAGGTGAAGACCGTCAGGCTGCCGGCAAAGGAGATTGTATAGACTGTCACCAGTGTGTAGTAGTGTGTCCTACGGGAATTGACATCAGAGACGGACAACAGCTGGAATGTATAAACTGTACAGCCTGTATTGACGCCTGTGATGAAGTGATGGAAAAAGTAGGGCTTCCAAAAGGACTGATCCGGTATGCTTCTGAAAACGAAATTGAAAAACAAACTCAATTTAAGTTTACAGGCAGAATGAAAGGATTTACAGTATTCTTATTCCTTTTGGTAGGATTCTTAGGATATCTTCTGTACAGCCGTGGTGAGATGGAAGCTAAATTCATCAAGCCGGCAGGGAGTACATTCTTTGTAAGAGATGGTAAAATTACCAATACCTATAATTATACTTTCCTTAATAAAACGAACGACAAAAAAATCGTTACCATCAAAGTAATTGATCCGGCACATGGTGAAATTACTTATAGTGCATCAAGCAAAATTCAGGTAGACAGAGATAAAATTTCGAAAGGAACGATTAATATCAGCTTCCCGGAAGATGAAATGAAACTCTCTAAACAGAATATCACAATTGGTGTTTATGATATGAAAGGAAAACTGATTGATTCATATCAGACATATTTTGAAGGACCATTTAAACTGCAATTTTAA
- the ccoN gene encoding cytochrome-c oxidase, cbb3-type subunit I — METQKFSYDNSIVRAFLYATLVFGLIGFTFGLTAALMLFYPELPEFFFGTDDTTIKSLASGNIQGLINTHGAFGFGRIRMLHTNTVIFAFVCNIVYTGIYYSLQRLLKTRMYSDTLSWLHFWTWQFMIVATFVTFFMGINTSKEYAEHEWPIDILIAFSWIIFGINMFLTISKRRVRHLYVAIWFYIGTWIAVAMLHIFNNLEVPLSFTGWKSYSAYAGVKDAIVQWWYGHNAVAFVLTTPVLGLMYYFLPKAADRPVFSYKLSIIHFWSLIFVYIWAGPHHLQYTALPAWAQAVGTGFSIMLIAPSWGGMLNGLLTLRGAWDKVRENPILKFFVVAVTCYGMATFEGPLLATKNINKIGHFTDWVIGHVHLGALGWNGFMAFGVIYYLVPIMWRTKLWSVKLANWHFWLGTLGIIFYAVPMYISGFTQGLMWKQFNPDGTLLWKNWLDTVTAIIPYFKMRFVGGLFYISGSILMIVNVIATVRKGSFQKEVPAEAPALANISKNRKEGEGTHLWLERTPVLLGILSFITISIGSSIEIIPTLSLKKSVPTISAVKPYSPLELEGRDIYIREGCNACHSQMIRPFRDEITRFNGKNGQYSKAGEFVYDRPFLWGSKRTGPDLHREGGKNPSSWHYKHMYNPRSTSAGSIMPRYPWLIATDLDRTKMVDKMKLMKNVFDVPYSKAEIDSADKWANNQSAKIVKDIFSEANDLKQAYAKRPQGELEKKEIVALISYLQRLGTDIKTTEIKTASNN, encoded by the coding sequence ATGGAAACACAGAAGTTTAGTTATGACAATAGTATTGTCCGTGCGTTCCTTTATGCGACCTTAGTTTTCGGTCTTATAGGGTTTACGTTCGGGCTTACGGCGGCATTAATGCTTTTCTACCCTGAATTACCTGAATTCTTTTTCGGGACAGATGACACAACCATCAAAAGTTTGGCATCGGGAAATATTCAAGGTTTAATAAACACTCATGGTGCATTTGGTTTTGGTAGAATCAGAATGCTGCACACCAACACCGTAATCTTTGCATTCGTTTGTAACATTGTTTACACGGGTATTTATTACTCATTACAGAGATTATTAAAAACAAGAATGTACAGTGACACATTGTCTTGGTTACATTTCTGGACTTGGCAGTTTATGATCGTTGCTACGTTCGTTACGTTCTTTATGGGAATCAATACCTCTAAGGAATATGCTGAACATGAGTGGCCGATCGACATATTGATCGCATTCTCATGGATCATTTTCGGTATCAATATGTTCCTGACTATTTCAAAGAGAAGAGTGAGACACCTTTATGTAGCGATCTGGTTCTACATTGGTACATGGATTGCGGTAGCAATGCTTCACATCTTCAATAACCTTGAAGTACCTTTATCTTTCACAGGCTGGAAATCTTATTCAGCATATGCAGGGGTAAAAGATGCTATTGTACAGTGGTGGTATGGACACAATGCGGTTGCATTCGTATTGACGACTCCGGTTCTAGGTTTAATGTATTACTTCCTTCCGAAGGCTGCAGACAGACCGGTATTCTCTTATAAACTGTCTATTATTCACTTCTGGTCATTAATTTTCGTATATATCTGGGCTGGTCCTCACCACCTTCAGTATACAGCTCTTCCGGCTTGGGCTCAGGCGGTAGGAACAGGGTTCTCTATCATGCTTATTGCACCATCTTGGGGAGGAATGTTAAATGGTCTTCTTACGCTAAGAGGAGCTTGGGATAAAGTAAGAGAAAATCCTATCCTTAAGTTCTTTGTAGTAGCTGTTACTTGTTATGGTATGGCAACGTTTGAAGGACCGCTTTTGGCAACTAAAAACATCAACAAAATTGGTCACTTTACAGACTGGGTTATCGGTCACGTACACTTAGGAGCTCTTGGATGGAATGGTTTCATGGCATTCGGAGTTATCTATTATTTGGTACCAATTATGTGGAGAACAAAACTTTGGTCTGTAAAATTAGCTAACTGGCATTTCTGGTTAGGTACTTTAGGAATCATTTTCTATGCAGTTCCAATGTATATTTCAGGATTTACACAAGGATTAATGTGGAAGCAATTCAACCCGGACGGAACATTATTATGGAAAAACTGGTTGGATACGGTAACTGCTATTATCCCTTACTTTAAAATGAGATTTGTAGGAGGTTTATTCTATATCTCAGGATCTATCTTAATGATCGTAAACGTAATTGCTACGGTAAGAAAAGGATCATTCCAGAAAGAGGTTCCTGCTGAAGCGCCTGCATTGGCAAACATCAGTAAGAACAGAAAAGAAGGAGAAGGTACTCACCTTTGGTTGGAAAGAACTCCGGTATTATTAGGTATTTTATCTTTCATCACAATATCTATTGGTAGTTCAATTGAAATCATTCCTACGCTATCTCTTAAGAAAAGTGTACCTACGATTTCTGCAGTGAAGCCTTATTCACCACTAGAACTTGAAGGTAGAGATATCTATATCCGTGAAGGATGTAACGCTTGTCACTCTCAGATGATCAGACCGTTCAGAGATGAGATTACAAGATTCAACGGTAAAAACGGACAATACTCCAAAGCTGGAGAATTCGTATACGACAGACCATTCCTATGGGGTTCTAAGAGAACAGGACCGGATTTACATAGAGAAGGTGGTAAAAACCCAAGTTCTTGGCACTACAAGCACATGTATAACCCAAGATCAACTTCTGCAGGTTCCATCATGCCTCGTTACCCTTGGTTAATTGCTACTGACTTAGACAGAACTAAGATGGTAGACAAAATGAAGCTGATGAAGAATGTATTCGATGTTCCTTATTCTAAGGCTGAAATCGATTCTGCAGATAAATGGGCTAACAACCAATCAGCAAAAATTGTAAAAGATATCTTCTCTGAAGCAAATGACCTTAAGCAGGCTTATGCTAAGAGACCTCAGGGAGAACTAGAGAAAAAAGAAATTGTAGCTCTTATTTCTTATCTTCAGAGATTAGGTACAGATATCAAAACAACTGAAATCAAAACAGCAAGTAATAACTAA
- the serS gene encoding serine--tRNA ligase yields MLQVNFLRDNKERVLEGLKKRQFKNLELVDEAIAADDERKRIQFELDSQLSEINKISKEIGLLMKEGKKEEAESAKSKTAQYKESSSELKSQLEVKENDLLNILYQLPNIPNELVKSGASADDNEMIFQSHPVEGLGEGAIPHWELAKKYNLIDFELGVKIAGAGFPVYLGKGARLQRALVQYFLDKNVEKGYTEVNPPHVVNEASGFGTGQLPDKEGQMYYINEDKLYLIPTAEVPVTNLYRDVLLDEKDLPIKNTAFSQCYRREAGSYGAHVRGLNRLHQFEKVEIVRIEKPENSYAVLEEMVEHIKEILTDLELPFRVLRLCGGDTGFASAMTYDFEVWSAAQEMWLEVSSVSNFETFQANRLKCRYKGDGKSQLVHTLNGSAMALPRIMAALLENNQTAEGIKLPKKIAEYARFDVIN; encoded by the coding sequence ATGTTACAAGTCAATTTTTTGCGCGACAATAAAGAACGCGTTTTAGAAGGTCTTAAGAAGAGACAATTCAAAAATCTTGAGTTGGTAGACGAGGCTATCGCTGCCGACGACGAAAGAAAAAGAATCCAGTTTGAACTAGATTCCCAGCTTTCCGAAATCAACAAAATTTCGAAAGAAATTGGGCTTTTGATGAAAGAAGGGAAAAAAGAAGAAGCGGAATCAGCAAAATCTAAAACAGCACAATACAAAGAGTCGAGCTCAGAATTGAAATCCCAGTTAGAAGTTAAAGAAAACGACTTACTGAATATTCTGTACCAGCTTCCGAACATTCCAAACGAATTGGTAAAAAGCGGAGCATCTGCTGATGATAATGAAATGATTTTCCAGTCTCATCCGGTAGAAGGGCTTGGTGAAGGCGCTATTCCTCACTGGGAACTGGCCAAAAAATATAATCTTATTGATTTTGAATTAGGGGTGAAAATTGCAGGAGCAGGTTTTCCTGTTTATTTAGGGAAAGGGGCAAGATTGCAAAGAGCTTTGGTTCAGTATTTCTTAGATAAAAATGTAGAAAAAGGATATACAGAAGTGAATCCTCCTCACGTTGTAAATGAAGCGTCAGGTTTTGGAACCGGGCAGCTGCCTGATAAGGAAGGACAGATGTATTATATCAACGAAGATAAATTATATCTTATTCCTACGGCTGAAGTTCCCGTAACGAATCTTTACCGTGATGTATTGCTGGATGAAAAAGATCTTCCGATTAAAAATACAGCATTCTCTCAGTGTTACAGAAGAGAAGCAGGAAGCTATGGAGCTCACGTAAGAGGGTTAAACCGTCTTCATCAGTTTGAAAAAGTTGAAATCGTAAGAATTGAAAAGCCTGAAAACTCTTATGCTGTTTTGGAAGAGATGGTAGAGCACATCAAAGAAATTCTTACAGATCTTGAGCTTCCATTCAGAGTACTAAGACTTTGTGGTGGTGATACTGGTTTTGCTTCTGCGATGACATACGATTTTGAAGTATGGAGTGCTGCTCAGGAAATGTGGCTGGAAGTAAGTTCTGTTTCTAACTTTGAAACATTCCAGGCAAACAGATTGAAATGCCGTTACAAAGGAGATGGTAAATCTCAGCTGGTTCACACCTTAAACGGGTCAGCAATGGCGTTACCAAGAATTATGGCTGCATTGCTTGAAAACAACCAGACAGCGGAAGGTATCAAGCTGCCTAAGAAGATTGCAGAATATGCTAGATTTGATGTAATTAACTAA